From one Stieleria sp. JC731 genomic stretch:
- a CDS encoding protein-tyrosine-phosphatase, with protein MTNHSSESSSSFHCFTSIDQWITERASELDQIPSTRRQELSQLAGYIRKNLEANGTAKLTFICTHNSRRSHFSQIWAKVIADYCGHFGVQTFSGGTEATAMNERVVDSLRRSGFVIEADDVSVSNPIYRVSYSDQSVPLQCFSKVYDQTPNPQSGYAAVMTCSSADDACPIVPGCELRLPIRYEDPKVADGTEQEAAVYDERSKQISREMLAVMKAV; from the coding sequence ATGACCAACCACTCGTCTGAGTCTTCTTCGTCCTTTCATTGCTTCACGTCGATCGATCAGTGGATCACAGAGCGTGCGAGCGAACTGGATCAAATCCCCAGCACGCGTCGTCAGGAGTTGTCTCAGCTTGCTGGCTACATTCGTAAGAATTTGGAAGCGAATGGAACCGCCAAGCTGACGTTTATCTGCACTCACAATTCAAGGCGTAGTCACTTTTCGCAAATCTGGGCAAAGGTCATTGCGGACTACTGCGGCCATTTCGGAGTACAGACATTTTCCGGCGGCACAGAAGCGACAGCGATGAACGAGCGGGTGGTCGATTCTTTGCGAAGGTCAGGATTTGTCATCGAAGCTGACGATGTGTCGGTGAGCAATCCGATTTATCGGGTGAGCTATTCGGATCAATCGGTTCCGCTGCAGTGTTTTTCCAAAGTCTACGATCAGACACCGAATCCCCAATCCGGCTACGCCGCTGTGATGACCTGTTCGAGTGCCGACGACGCATGCCCAATCGTTCCCGGTTGTGAGCTTCGGTTGCCAATTCGATATGAAGACCCCAAAGTCGCCGACGGTACCGAGCAAGAGGCAGCCGTCTACGACGAACGCTCGAAGCAGATCAGCCGCGAGATGTTGGCTGTGATGAAAGCTGTTTAG
- the arsA gene encoding arsenical pump-driving ATPase — protein MRLIDQPTRYLFFTGKGGVGKTSLSCATAVALAESGKRVLLVSTDPASNLDEVLGTKLTGVPTPVQGVEGLSALNIDPQRAAADYRERMVGPYRGVLPDAAIESMEEQFAGSCTLEIAAFDEFAKLLGDEQKTRDFDHLVFDTAPTGHTLRLLTLPSAWSGFMESNTSGTSCIGPLAGLQEQQRIYQATKERLASAEDTSLVLVTRPEKSALQEAARTSSELKDLGIENQHLIINGVFEASDQSDSVAVAMQHRCEQAMDSMPAELSSLMQTSVRLASSGVLGIPSLRLMGQELSSSQQNRLTIVDPSPLGDAEIHSFDGLLSLQSLVDQFAAQRRGVIMTMGKGGVGKTSVAAAVAIALAEHGLQVHLSTTDPAAHVRSALAEQSLEGLTVSRIDPQQVTEQYRNEVLQLAAKDLDEHGKALLDEDLRSPCTQEIAVFRAFAESVAKGSEQIVVLDTAPTGHTVLLLDAAMAYHREVSRQANHIPPSVSELLPRLRDPLFTRILVVTLPESTPVHEAAALQSDLRRASIEPYAWVINQSLQPLPVHDPVLVGRKANEVSYINEVLVNHSSRTVLLPWQSVPPTGLAGLHQLLNTAMPVRQPTA, from the coding sequence ATGCGTTTAATCGACCAGCCAACACGGTATCTCTTTTTTACAGGCAAAGGTGGCGTCGGAAAGACATCGTTGTCATGTGCGACGGCAGTGGCACTGGCAGAATCCGGAAAACGAGTGTTATTGGTTTCGACTGATCCGGCATCGAACTTGGACGAGGTCTTGGGGACGAAACTGACCGGTGTGCCGACGCCTGTGCAGGGTGTCGAAGGTTTGTCGGCTTTGAATATCGATCCTCAGCGAGCGGCTGCCGACTATCGGGAGCGAATGGTGGGGCCGTACCGAGGCGTGTTGCCCGATGCAGCAATCGAAAGCATGGAGGAGCAGTTCGCCGGTTCTTGTACCCTGGAAATTGCTGCTTTTGACGAGTTTGCAAAACTGCTCGGCGACGAACAGAAAACTCGCGACTTTGATCATCTTGTTTTCGATACGGCGCCGACCGGCCATACATTGCGACTACTGACGCTACCGTCGGCATGGTCAGGATTCATGGAATCGAACACTTCGGGTACCTCATGCATCGGGCCTTTGGCTGGTTTGCAGGAACAACAACGCATCTATCAAGCCACCAAGGAACGCCTGGCATCGGCTGAGGATACATCGCTGGTCTTGGTGACTCGGCCGGAAAAGTCCGCATTGCAGGAAGCGGCCCGTACAAGTAGCGAGCTAAAGGATTTAGGGATCGAGAATCAGCATTTAATTATTAACGGGGTCTTTGAAGCATCGGATCAATCCGATTCCGTTGCCGTTGCAATGCAGCACCGCTGCGAGCAAGCGATGGATTCGATGCCGGCTGAATTGAGTTCACTGATGCAGACGTCAGTGCGTCTGGCCAGCAGCGGAGTGCTCGGAATTCCCTCGCTGCGTTTAATGGGACAAGAGTTGTCTTCGTCGCAACAAAACAGATTAACCATCGTAGACCCTTCGCCGCTTGGAGACGCGGAAATTCACTCGTTCGATGGCCTGTTGTCGCTGCAGTCACTTGTCGATCAATTCGCTGCGCAGCGTCGCGGCGTGATCATGACGATGGGTAAAGGGGGCGTTGGTAAGACAAGTGTCGCTGCTGCGGTCGCGATCGCGTTGGCGGAGCACGGCTTGCAGGTTCATCTATCAACGACTGATCCGGCAGCGCACGTGAGGTCGGCCCTCGCCGAGCAGAGTCTTGAAGGCTTGACGGTCAGTCGAATCGATCCCCAGCAAGTGACCGAGCAGTACCGCAACGAAGTCTTGCAACTCGCCGCGAAAGATCTTGATGAACACGGGAAGGCTTTGTTGGACGAAGACCTCCGATCACCTTGTACTCAAGAGATCGCAGTCTTTCGAGCGTTTGCAGAGTCTGTCGCAAAAGGTTCAGAGCAAATTGTTGTCTTGGACACCGCACCGACCGGGCATACCGTGCTGCTGCTCGATGCCGCGATGGCGTATCATCGCGAAGTTTCTCGTCAAGCCAATCATATTCCACCGAGTGTCTCGGAGCTTTTGCCCAGATTACGTGACCCATTGTTCACGCGGATTTTGGTGGTGACCCTGCCTGAATCGACGCCGGTCCATGAAGCAGCTGCTCTGCAGAGTGATTTGCGACGTGCCAGCATCGAACCCTATGCATGGGTGATCAACCAATCGCTTCAGCCATTACCAGTGCACGACCCTGTCTTAGTGGGTCGGAAAGCAAACGAGGTCAGCTACATCAACGAAGTCCTGGTCAACCATTCCAGCCGGACTGTTTTATTACCCTGGCAATCGGTTCCGCCAACCGGATTGGCTGGACTGCATCAGCTATTGAATACCGCAATGCCCGTTAGGCAACCAACAGCGTGA
- the arsD gene encoding arsenite efflux transporter metallochaperone ArsD, whose amino-acid sequence MSHVQVFDRAMCCSTGVCGPQVDPVLPRFAADLEWLQREGHQVDRFNLAQDAPQYMANSSVQALMQSEGVDCLPLVLVDGQVVSRGDYPTRDNLALWTGTKLSAKPSLPTADGGCCGGTGCC is encoded by the coding sequence ATGAGTCACGTACAGGTATTTGATCGCGCGATGTGTTGTAGCACCGGGGTTTGTGGGCCTCAGGTGGATCCCGTTTTGCCTCGATTCGCTGCCGATCTTGAATGGCTGCAGCGCGAAGGGCACCAAGTTGATCGATTCAATTTGGCACAAGATGCTCCACAGTACATGGCGAACTCCTCCGTTCAGGCATTAATGCAAAGCGAGGGAGTGGATTGCTTGCCATTGGTGCTTGTGGATGGTCAGGTCGTCAGCCGAGGCGACTACCCCACACGTGACAACTTGGCGTTGTGGACCGGAACAAAGCTCTCAGCCAAGCCTTCGCTGCCGACAGCGGACGGTGGGTGTTGTGGCGGAACAGGCTGCTGCTGA
- a CDS encoding ArsR/SmtB family transcription factor, protein MGKKKSAKRCDPSPAKLKPNPSADELAKLAWAIAHPARVQIVQLLLDRDACVCGEIVGNLPLAQSTVSQHLKILKESGLVQGEVDGPKVCYCINEKQFARLKELVAAL, encoded by the coding sequence GTGGGAAAGAAGAAATCGGCTAAGCGGTGTGACCCATCGCCTGCGAAGTTAAAGCCGAATCCCAGTGCGGACGAATTGGCCAAGTTGGCTTGGGCCATCGCGCATCCGGCGCGGGTTCAGATCGTTCAATTGTTGCTTGACCGTGATGCGTGTGTTTGCGGTGAGATCGTCGGAAACTTGCCACTCGCCCAATCAACCGTTTCTCAGCATTTAAAAATCCTGAAGGAATCCGGTCTGGTTCAGGGGGAGGTCGATGGGCCTAAAGTCTGTTACTGCATCAACGAAAAGCAATTTGCAAGATTGAAAGAACTGGTCGCTGCACTGTAG
- a CDS encoding L-serine ammonia-lyase: MSLDSSSAAATTEQEAYVGVFDLFKIGIGPSSSHSVGPMRAAEMFMRELSTAGQLESVRRIRVELFGSLALTGIGHATDTAVLMGLLGEKPDLIDTETVPNKLAAIRENQRIDLDGKVTIPFHEENDLILNRRVTLDAHPNAMTIQAFGDGDQEHAFYESTYYSIGGGFVVREGSVGESSEAECVQVPYPYSSGRELLELTDQHQCSLSDLARANERMFRTDEEISAGLQKIWQTMQDCVKRGCHTDGILPGGLNIRRRAPALYRSLRNRSEETDRDPMGILDWVDLYAIAVNEENAAGGRVVTAPTNGAAGIVPAVLLYLDRFGRNVNAEVIERFLLTAAVIGSLYKRNASISGAEVGCQGEVGVACSMAAGALAEALGGTPHQVEEAAEIGMEHNLGLTCDPIKGLVQVPCIERNAMGAVKAINASRLALRSDGKHFVSLDRVIRVMKRTGADMSSRYKETSGGGLAVNISEC, encoded by the coding sequence ATGTCACTCGATTCCAGTTCTGCCGCCGCAACGACCGAGCAGGAAGCCTACGTTGGCGTTTTCGATTTATTCAAGATTGGAATCGGACCGTCCAGCTCCCATTCGGTCGGCCCGATGCGGGCGGCGGAAATGTTTATGCGTGAGTTGTCCACCGCGGGGCAGCTTGAATCGGTGCGTCGAATTCGTGTCGAGCTATTTGGTTCCCTGGCGTTAACCGGTATCGGACACGCGACCGACACCGCAGTCTTGATGGGGTTGCTTGGCGAAAAGCCAGATCTGATCGACACGGAAACCGTTCCGAACAAGTTGGCTGCGATCCGAGAAAATCAAAGGATCGACTTGGATGGAAAAGTGACCATCCCGTTCCATGAAGAAAATGACTTGATCCTCAACCGCCGAGTGACCTTGGATGCCCATCCCAATGCGATGACAATTCAAGCGTTCGGTGATGGCGATCAAGAGCACGCATTCTATGAAAGCACCTACTATTCGATCGGAGGCGGTTTTGTCGTTCGCGAAGGTTCCGTCGGTGAATCAAGCGAAGCCGAATGTGTTCAGGTTCCCTATCCCTATTCTTCTGGACGCGAATTGCTGGAACTGACTGACCAGCACCAATGTTCGCTCAGTGACTTAGCACGTGCCAACGAGCGAATGTTCCGGACCGATGAAGAGATTTCGGCCGGGCTGCAAAAGATTTGGCAAACGATGCAGGACTGTGTGAAGCGTGGTTGCCATACCGACGGCATTTTGCCCGGTGGTTTAAACATACGGCGTCGGGCACCGGCGCTTTATCGTTCGCTTCGCAATCGTTCCGAGGAAACCGACCGTGATCCGATGGGAATCCTGGATTGGGTCGATCTTTATGCGATCGCGGTCAACGAGGAAAATGCGGCGGGAGGTCGGGTCGTGACCGCGCCAACCAACGGTGCCGCCGGAATCGTTCCGGCCGTGTTGCTGTATCTGGATCGATTCGGCCGGAACGTGAACGCCGAAGTCATCGAGCGGTTTTTGCTGACCGCTGCCGTGATCGGCTCGCTGTATAAACGAAACGCTTCGATCTCCGGTGCCGAGGTTGGCTGTCAGGGCGAAGTCGGCGTCGCTTGTTCGATGGCTGCCGGTGCACTCGCGGAAGCCTTGGGCGGAACTCCACACCAAGTGGAGGAGGCGGCCGAAATTGGAATGGAGCACAATCTGGGGCTGACTTGTGATCCCATTAAGGGACTGGTACAAGTTCCCTGTATCGAACGCAACGCGATGGGAGCAGTGAAAGCAATCAACGCCAGCCGTTTAGCGCTCCGCAGCGATGGCAAGCACTTCGTCTCACTCGATCGCGTCATCCGAGTGATGAAACGCACCGGCGCGGACATGTCCTCGCGATACAAAGAGACTTCAGGTGGAGGTTTGGCTGTCAATATCAGCGAATGCTAG